One segment of Candidatus Binatia bacterium DNA contains the following:
- a CDS encoding ABC transporter permease — MKGSWETIQTAFAEALRLVAGLDPRLLEILEMTLQVSLGALFLATLLGLPIGALCGLEAGPRFRGLIRGLMYTGMGLPPVVVGLAVYLFLSRSGPLADLGWLFTPAAMITAQTFLALPLVMGLTMTAVEAVDPALKPQLVSLGATKGQVARWTLFEARGGVLTAIAAAFGAAISEVGAVMLVGGNIEGQTRVLTTAIVLETRRGEFALAMALGLILVSLTFAINFLLVAFGEGKTLRGRG; from the coding sequence ATGAAAGGTTCCTGGGAAACGATCCAGACAGCCTTCGCCGAAGCTTTACGTCTCGTCGCGGGGCTGGATCCGAGGCTCCTCGAGATCCTTGAGATGACTCTGCAGGTGTCTCTGGGCGCGCTTTTTCTGGCCACCTTGCTCGGTCTGCCGATCGGAGCATTGTGCGGACTGGAAGCTGGTCCGCGTTTCCGTGGATTGATCCGCGGGTTGATGTACACCGGGATGGGTCTGCCGCCGGTTGTGGTGGGCCTCGCGGTCTACCTTTTCTTGTCCCGGAGCGGGCCCCTGGCGGATCTGGGTTGGCTTTTCACTCCCGCTGCGATGATTACTGCGCAGACATTCCTGGCCCTGCCGCTGGTGATGGGGTTGACCATGACGGCGGTCGAGGCTGTCGATCCCGCTTTGAAACCTCAACTTGTCTCGCTCGGCGCCACGAAGGGACAGGTGGCTCGCTGGACGCTTTTCGAGGCCCGCGGGGGGGTCCTCACCGCGATCGCGGCGGCGTTTGGTGCGGCGATCTCCGAGGTCGGGGCGGTCATGTTGGTGGGGGGGAATATCGAGGGTCAGACCCGAGTGTTGACGACGGCAATCGTTCTGGAAACGAGACGGGGTGAATTCGCGCTTGCGATGGCATTGGGCCTGATCCTGGTGTCTCTGACGTTTGCCATCAACTTTCTGCTGGTTGCGTTCGGTGAAGGGAAGACGCTTCGTGGCCGCGGCTGA
- a CDS encoding amidohydrolase family protein, with protein sequence MSLDPNQRLISADDHMDIYVLPEDLWQTRLPKAYRDKGPRVVDTDDGPYWQCEGRTFSPYGRKSKGFLSADDFGFRPSQPAERIKDMDRDGVYSHVIYSPTTTALKIEEPGLKVECLKAYNDWAAEFNEHDRNRLIALPDIPSDDPASAAAELQRCIEMGHRGVIISSVADTIRRGVKPIFDESWHRFWDIAQEARTPIHIHLGGGLHSIEPVLRSWRFAAMVAVAPVQLDEVLAGMIFSGILEKRPEVNFVLGEAGLGWIPYILERMDHELHKFGPQLEDHRLEMLPSEIFHRQVLVTYEDEEFGVECIPRIGFDNVMWASDYPHGDSTWPESRKAIAKSPLASLGEEAVRKITWENAARVYHIE encoded by the coding sequence ATGAGCCTCGATCCGAACCAGCGTCTGATATCGGCCGACGACCATATGGATATTTACGTGCTGCCCGAGGACCTCTGGCAAACACGACTCCCCAAAGCCTACCGCGACAAGGGCCCCCGTGTGGTCGACACCGACGACGGACCCTACTGGCAATGCGAGGGACGCACCTTCAGTCCCTACGGCAGAAAGTCCAAGGGCTTTCTTTCGGCAGATGATTTCGGTTTCCGCCCAAGCCAGCCGGCCGAGCGCATCAAGGACATGGATCGTGACGGCGTCTACTCGCACGTGATTTACTCGCCGACGACCACTGCGCTGAAAATCGAAGAACCCGGGCTGAAGGTCGAATGCCTGAAGGCCTACAACGACTGGGCAGCCGAGTTCAACGAGCACGATCGCAATCGCCTGATCGCCCTGCCCGATATTCCTTCGGACGACCCCGCCAGTGCCGCTGCCGAATTGCAGCGTTGTATCGAAATGGGCCACCGCGGCGTCATCATCAGCTCTGTCGCCGATACGATTCGACGGGGCGTGAAACCGATCTTCGATGAAAGCTGGCATCGCTTTTGGGACATCGCGCAGGAGGCCCGCACGCCGATTCATATTCACCTCGGCGGTGGCCTGCACAGCATCGAGCCGGTTCTGCGCTCGTGGCGCTTTGCTGCCATGGTGGCGGTCGCCCCCGTGCAGCTCGACGAGGTTCTCGCAGGCATGATCTTCTCGGGGATTCTGGAGAAGCGGCCGGAGGTGAACTTCGTTCTCGGGGAAGCTGGTCTGGGTTGGATTCCCTATATCCTCGAGCGAATGGATCACGAGCTGCATAAATTCGGCCCACAGCTCGAGGACCACCGGCTCGAGATGTTGCCGAGCGAGATCTTCCATCGCCAGGTTCTGGTCACATACGAGGACGAGGAGTTCGGGGTTGAGTGCATCCCGCGGATCGGCTTCGACAATGTCATGTGGGCCTCCGACTACCCCCACGGCGACAGCACCTGGCCCGAGTCACGCAAGGCGATTGCCAAGTCGCCGTTGGCCTCGTTAGGGGAAGAAGCGGTCCGCAAGATCACCTGGGAAAACGCAGCCCGCGTTTACCACATCGAATAG
- a CDS encoding nuclear transport factor 2 family protein yields the protein MEKWHQHLRGQLPGGLDELLHEDCVFYSPVVFTPQRGKAITKMYLEAAGQALPGEPEGEAADGALLGGSKSAGGKTEGSFRYTKKILSGQQAALEFETTVEGKVVNGIDIITCDAEGKITEFKVMIRPLQGVQAVHRQMKAMLESMQS from the coding sequence ATGGAGAAATGGCATCAACACCTTCGTGGGCAACTGCCCGGGGGGCTCGATGAACTTTTGCATGAGGATTGTGTCTTTTACTCCCCGGTGGTGTTCACCCCGCAACGCGGCAAGGCCATCACGAAAATGTATCTCGAAGCCGCGGGGCAGGCTCTTCCCGGAGAACCCGAGGGCGAAGCAGCCGACGGTGCTTTGCTCGGGGGCAGCAAGTCTGCGGGCGGGAAAACCGAAGGTAGCTTCCGTTACACCAAGAAGATCCTCTCTGGACAACAAGCTGCGCTGGAGTTCGAGACCACGGTGGAAGGCAAGGTCGTCAATGGGATCGATATCATTACCTGTGATGCGGAAGGGAAAATTACCGAGTTCAAGGTGATGATCCGTCCGCTACAGGGGGTTCAGGCAGTCCACCGGCAGATGAAAGCCATGCTCGAGTCGATGCAGAGCTAG
- a CDS encoding 4a-hydroxytetrahydrobiopterin dehydratase: MSRPAKLTEIEVEQKLGELPAWELRSGRLHREFTFTNFVMAFGFMAQVALIAEKMDHHPEWSNVYNRVVIELQTHDAGGLTELDFELAAAASGLAQSSLMRD, translated from the coding sequence ATGAGCCGACCTGCGAAGTTGACCGAGATTGAGGTGGAGCAAAAGTTGGGAGAGCTGCCCGCATGGGAACTGCGCTCGGGACGCTTGCATCGCGAGTTCACGTTTACGAACTTCGTGATGGCGTTCGGCTTCATGGCACAGGTGGCCCTGATTGCGGAAAAAATGGATCACCACCCGGAGTGGAGCAATGTGTACAATCGGGTGGTCATCGAACTGCAGACACACGACGCTGGTGGCTTGACGGAGCTCGATTTCGAATTGGCCGCCGCGGCGTCCGGACTTGCTCAAAGCAGCCTGATGCGAGATTGA
- a CDS encoding ATP-binding cassette domain-containing protein, with amino-acid sequence MAAAEVLLGLSGVRQSYAGRCVVDVPELQIHQGEFLAILGPSGAGKTTLLRLLNLLEAPHEGALFLSGDRLPGRPLIEHRRRVTTVFQRPKLLSRSVEQNVALGLEMRGISDPARVAMLLDRVGLKDLAKVSALQLSGGEQQRVALARALAIQPEILLLDEATANLDPLNTSIIENLLREEHATQKTTIIFVTHNQFQARRLAESCLLMLEGKVVARSAADHFFSPAADLQVRSFLAGELVIPSASS; translated from the coding sequence GTGGCCGCGGCTGAGGTGCTTTTGGGCCTGTCGGGCGTCCGGCAATCGTATGCGGGGCGTTGCGTGGTGGACGTTCCGGAACTGCAGATTCATCAAGGCGAGTTTTTGGCGATTCTGGGACCAAGCGGCGCGGGAAAGACCACGCTGCTTCGACTTCTGAATCTCCTCGAAGCCCCACACGAGGGTGCGTTGTTTCTGTCTGGCGATCGACTTCCCGGAAGGCCTTTGATCGAGCATCGTCGCCGGGTAACTACGGTCTTCCAACGGCCCAAGCTTTTATCGCGATCCGTGGAACAGAATGTCGCGCTTGGTCTCGAGATGCGAGGAATTTCCGATCCGGCGAGAGTGGCTATGCTGCTGGATCGGGTGGGATTGAAGGACCTGGCAAAGGTCTCGGCGCTGCAGCTCTCGGGGGGCGAACAGCAACGCGTCGCTTTGGCGCGGGCACTGGCGATCCAGCCGGAAATTCTATTGCTCGATGAGGCGACGGCAAACCTCGACCCTCTGAATACATCTATCATCGAGAATCTGCTCCGCGAGGAGCATGCCACTCAGAAAACAACGATCATCTTCGTCACCCATAATCAGTTTCAGGCTCGCCGCCTTGCGGAGAGTTGTCTGCTGATGCTGGAGGGGAAAGTGGTGGCGCGGAGTGCGGCTGATCATTTCTTTTCTCCGGCCGCTGATCTTCAGGTGCGATCTTTTCTCGCTGGTGAGTTGGTCATTCCCTCGGCTTCGTCGTAG
- a CDS encoding substrate-binding domain-containing protein, giving the protein MDSRSNRRCLPALIASFLLIILQPTVSASSETEVLRLATTTSTADSGLLDAILGDFETRFHARVDVIAVGTGHALALGRAGDADVLLVHAREREEGFLAAGHATHRSDVMYNDFVLVGPRDDPANTKGSSGILDALARIAKAKAVFASRGDDSGTHSREIKLWALGGMELDKGSSWYHALGQGMGATLTYANERGAYTLTDRGTFLSQIRHLSDLEIQVGGQSILENQDVRLRNSYGVLVVSDAKTGVNSSMAKSFVQWIISPDVQRKIAAFRSINGTQPLFYPVHNQKEPRDELAAPPDDADGLS; this is encoded by the coding sequence ATGGACTCGCGATCGAACAGACGATGCTTGCCGGCTCTGATCGCCAGCTTTCTGTTGATCATTTTGCAGCCGACAGTGAGTGCCAGCAGTGAAACTGAGGTTTTACGACTCGCTACGACCACAAGTACCGCGGATTCGGGATTATTGGACGCGATTCTCGGAGATTTCGAGACACGCTTCCATGCCCGAGTTGACGTGATTGCGGTCGGAACCGGACATGCCCTGGCGTTGGGGCGGGCTGGTGATGCGGATGTACTCCTTGTGCATGCTCGCGAACGCGAGGAGGGTTTTCTGGCGGCGGGCCATGCCACGCATCGTTCGGATGTGATGTATAACGATTTTGTTCTCGTCGGCCCCCGTGACGATCCGGCCAACACAAAAGGATCAAGCGGAATTCTCGACGCACTGGCTCGAATCGCGAAGGCCAAGGCAGTTTTTGCTTCCCGGGGTGATGATTCCGGGACTCATTCAAGGGAAATAAAGCTTTGGGCTCTCGGTGGCATGGAGCTCGACAAGGGAAGCAGTTGGTACCACGCTCTCGGTCAGGGTATGGGCGCGACTCTGACCTACGCAAACGAGCGGGGCGCCTATACGTTGACGGATCGCGGCACATTCCTGTCGCAAATCAGACATCTGTCGGATCTGGAGATTCAGGTTGGCGGGCAGTCAATTCTCGAGAATCAAGATGTTCGCCTGCGAAACTCCTACGGTGTTCTTGTCGTCTCCGATGCCAAAACCGGTGTGAACAGCAGTATGGCCAAATCCTTTGTGCAGTGGATCATTTCTCCCGATGTGCAGCGCAAAATTGCAGCCTTTCGTAGCATCAACGGGACCCAGCCACTGTTCTATCCAGTGCATAATCAGAAGGAGCCACGCGATGAGCTTGCCGCTCCTCCCGACGATGCAGATGGCCTGTCCTAG
- a CDS encoding TonB-dependent receptor gives MKQSIFVLSQGYRLLAVLFVSMLLAPPVLAQDEAPNTAPAAPSEYLTEAVEGENEVGGTDAQQVDSQEVQADEALAGEDVPGVTRFKQQQIEEIVVQARKRAELLEDTPVSVTALGENTLREAGITRLDQIQELVPNLQFQSGLGGQDVQIYIRGVGTDRADLAFDPGVGVYVDGVFLPRAQGNFLDVLDVEQIEVLRGPQGTLFGKNTIGGAINITTVKPGPELEGFAMVKAGNYNSVVARASINIPIDIGWFEDKLFSRFTVGSNNRKGYVYNALRDEHWSDANSITFLGSLRFLPWDDITIDLSGTYSSEHTRAAGGYCVVANEGAALGSPQLFNACNESKDPYVTYADTNQMQAIESFGTWVTAAWDAPDFGFLEDNQLKILTSWRKQRPRRRSDVDNTRVPVINLQSLGAAGNPQAMPSFAMNGAPGLAQQISTEVQWSGGITDKFNYIAGYFVFLEQATERLSTQVQAQLGPNGPPYPYDQGVNPSPPYCSLPGASCLPGRATRKNTNIDNWTWAMFAQGTWDPTDWLAITGGIRYTEDKKGLSYKEWSWGALAPYDINANTPIPDTGNNPQGLSKRKLFKSWTPMATIAATMPEEYFDDTPLDHLMGYFTYSQGFKGGGFGVLTGGAQAADDVRAFKPEYLDNFEIGLKTVAFDQLLTANISIFVGLYQDIQVVSNKAEGVDTEEVSIVTIVNNAASATTRGIEFELVARPIEGLILMSNLGFLDAVYNNFQDTESGFDASNINRSGQRFKGVPRFNSFLAAQYSMPLDVNGPQWLQGWVTPRIEWAYTSAINFVGPEVPQARQSGWNAINARLSYSFMNDDAEVGLWAKNLLNIGTAQWMSPIVNSFGVLGKYYTIKRTFGAELSYRF, from the coding sequence ATGAAACAATCTATTTTTGTTCTATCGCAGGGCTACCGTCTGCTTGCCGTTCTTTTCGTATCCATGCTGCTCGCACCACCGGTTCTCGCGCAGGACGAGGCGCCGAATACCGCGCCTGCTGCCCCCTCGGAGTATCTGACCGAGGCCGTTGAGGGCGAGAACGAGGTCGGCGGCACCGATGCCCAACAGGTCGATTCTCAGGAAGTCCAGGCCGACGAAGCTCTGGCGGGCGAAGACGTCCCCGGAGTTACGCGGTTCAAGCAGCAACAGATCGAGGAAATTGTCGTGCAGGCGCGTAAACGCGCCGAACTGCTGGAGGACACGCCCGTCTCGGTCACAGCCCTGGGCGAGAACACTCTGCGGGAAGCCGGGATCACTCGACTCGACCAGATTCAGGAGCTCGTCCCCAACCTGCAATTCCAGAGCGGGCTCGGCGGCCAGGATGTTCAGATCTACATTCGCGGCGTGGGCACCGACCGTGCCGATCTCGCCTTCGACCCCGGCGTCGGGGTCTATGTCGACGGCGTCTTCCTGCCCCGCGCTCAAGGGAACTTTCTCGACGTGCTCGACGTGGAACAGATCGAGGTTCTCCGAGGACCGCAGGGGACTCTTTTCGGGAAAAACACTATCGGTGGTGCGATCAACATAACCACTGTGAAGCCCGGACCAGAGTTGGAAGGCTTCGCCATGGTGAAAGCTGGCAACTACAACTCCGTGGTGGCCCGGGCCAGTATCAATATCCCGATCGACATCGGGTGGTTCGAAGACAAACTTTTCTCTCGATTCACCGTCGGATCGAATAACCGCAAGGGCTATGTGTACAACGCGCTTCGTGACGAGCACTGGTCGGACGCGAACTCCATCACGTTTCTGGGGTCCCTTCGCTTCCTGCCGTGGGATGATATCACCATCGATCTCAGCGGCACCTACTCAAGCGAGCATACCCGCGCTGCAGGAGGATATTGCGTCGTGGCCAACGAGGGCGCCGCCCTGGGAAGCCCGCAGCTTTTCAATGCCTGCAACGAATCTAAAGATCCCTACGTGACCTATGCCGACACCAATCAAATGCAGGCCATCGAAAGTTTCGGAACATGGGTGACAGCTGCCTGGGATGCGCCCGACTTCGGATTCCTTGAGGACAACCAACTGAAAATCCTCACCTCGTGGCGCAAACAGAGGCCTCGCAGGCGTTCAGACGTCGACAATACCCGGGTCCCGGTTATCAACCTGCAAAGCCTGGGTGCTGCGGGTAACCCCCAAGCGATGCCCTCCTTTGCGATGAATGGTGCGCCTGGTCTGGCGCAGCAAATCTCCACCGAGGTCCAATGGAGTGGCGGAATTACAGACAAGTTCAACTATATCGCTGGCTACTTTGTGTTTCTCGAGCAAGCAACTGAGCGACTCTCCACACAGGTCCAGGCGCAGCTCGGACCCAACGGGCCGCCATACCCCTACGACCAGGGTGTCAATCCATCCCCGCCCTACTGCAGCCTCCCCGGAGCATCATGCCTGCCAGGTCGTGCCACTCGCAAAAACACCAACATCGACAACTGGACCTGGGCCATGTTCGCGCAGGGTACTTGGGACCCCACCGACTGGCTCGCGATCACCGGTGGCATTCGATACACCGAAGATAAAAAAGGTCTGAGCTATAAAGAGTGGAGCTGGGGTGCCCTTGCACCTTACGACATCAATGCCAACACGCCCATCCCCGACACTGGTAATAATCCTCAGGGCCTATCCAAACGGAAACTCTTCAAATCGTGGACACCGATGGCGACGATCGCCGCTACGATGCCGGAAGAATACTTCGACGATACACCGCTCGATCATTTGATGGGTTACTTCACCTACTCCCAAGGATTCAAAGGTGGCGGGTTCGGTGTCCTGACTGGCGGTGCTCAGGCAGCAGACGATGTCCGCGCATTCAAACCCGAATACCTCGACAACTTCGAGATTGGCCTTAAAACCGTCGCCTTTGACCAACTACTCACAGCCAACATCTCGATCTTCGTCGGCCTCTACCAGGATATTCAAGTGGTCAGTAACAAAGCGGAAGGCGTCGATACGGAAGAAGTCTCCATCGTTACCATTGTCAACAACGCGGCATCCGCAACCACGCGCGGCATCGAATTCGAGCTGGTGGCCCGGCCTATCGAGGGTTTGATACTCATGAGCAACCTCGGCTTCCTCGATGCCGTTTACAACAACTTCCAGGATACCGAGAGCGGATTCGACGCCTCCAACATTAACCGCAGCGGCCAGCGGTTCAAAGGGGTGCCGCGCTTCAACAGCTTCCTCGCCGCACAGTACTCGATGCCTTTGGATGTCAACGGCCCTCAATGGCTGCAGGGCTGGGTGACACCACGTATTGAGTGGGCCTATACGAGCGCGATCAACTTTGTCGGCCCCGAAGTCCCGCAGGCTCGTCAGTCGGGATGGAACGCCATCAACGCACGTCTCTCGTACTCCTTCATGAATGACGACGCTGAAGTCGGCTTGTGGGCGAAAAACCTTTTGAATATCGGAACGGCGCAGTGGATGTCGCCGATCGTCAACAGCTTCGGAGTCCTCGGCAAATACTACACGATCAAGCGCACCTTTGGAGCCGAGCTTTCCTACCGATTCTAG
- the bioB gene encoding biotin synthase BioB, producing the protein MQTQISSETETPSGTGSFFSDLADRVLAGGIPTREEAHRILSTPLEEMEDLLAAALRIREKRWGRGVKICMLQNARSGLCPEDCNYCSQSKVSTAEIETYTLMQRGQLIQGASRAVERGARRYCMATSGRGPSDRDINEFCATTRAIKREHPDLEICVSLGLMDDEKAVKLKDAGVGWVNHNLNTSERHHDNICSTHTYADRVATVQAAKRAGMNTCCGGIIGMGEDNEDVVQLGFALRELGVDSLPVNFLHPIEGTPLGNEDKVDKERALRALCLMRFLNPEADIRAAGGSETTLGEDEHLALYPANSIFVAGYLTTPGRSADEARQMIEDRGFFVDGTEIEA; encoded by the coding sequence ATGCAGACTCAAATTTCTTCAGAGACTGAAACTCCTTCGGGAACCGGCAGCTTTTTCTCCGATTTGGCGGACCGTGTGCTCGCCGGGGGAATTCCCACCCGCGAGGAGGCACATCGAATTTTGAGCACCCCCTTGGAAGAAATGGAAGATCTGCTGGCGGCCGCACTCCGGATTCGGGAGAAGCGCTGGGGGCGCGGGGTCAAGATCTGCATGCTTCAAAATGCGCGGTCGGGTCTTTGCCCCGAGGATTGCAATTATTGTTCGCAGTCCAAGGTCTCGACCGCCGAGATCGAAACATACACGCTGATGCAGCGAGGTCAGTTGATTCAGGGAGCTTCGCGCGCCGTCGAACGCGGCGCCCGCCGCTATTGCATGGCAACCAGCGGCAGAGGGCCAAGCGACCGCGACATCAACGAGTTTTGTGCAACAACCCGTGCCATCAAGCGAGAGCATCCGGACCTGGAGATTTGCGTATCGCTGGGTTTGATGGACGACGAGAAGGCGGTGAAGCTGAAGGATGCCGGAGTAGGATGGGTGAATCACAACCTGAACACCAGCGAGCGTCACCATGATAATATCTGCTCGACCCATACCTATGCCGACCGTGTCGCAACGGTTCAGGCCGCGAAGCGGGCCGGGATGAACACCTGTTGTGGCGGAATTATCGGGATGGGCGAGGATAACGAGGATGTCGTCCAGTTGGGATTTGCACTCCGCGAGTTGGGGGTAGATTCTCTGCCGGTCAACTTTCTGCATCCGATCGAAGGAACGCCACTGGGCAACGAAGACAAGGTCGACAAGGAGCGTGCGTTGCGCGCCCTCTGTTTGATGCGTTTCCTGAACCCCGAGGCAGATATCCGCGCCGCCGGAGGCAGCGAGACGACGCTGGGCGAAGATGAGCATTTGGCGCTGTACCCCGCCAACTCGATCTTCGTCGCTGGCTATCTGACAACGCCCGGGCGGAGTGCTGACGAAGCGCGGCAAATGATCGAGGACCGTGGTTTCTTCGTCGACGGGACCGAGATCGAAGCCTGA
- a CDS encoding TauD/TfdA family dioxygenase: MAKPAQEIVADKDPSAVLPATRVRMSDDGRWIGPCSHLAAERERLAALRFRGFDTKALGVTLGAEIHGISIGPDLAPDQVSEIRDALCAFKVIVFREQTLTSAEHAGFARLFGDLEIHPFIPPNPEEPELVRFEKGPDVSGYENQWHHDVTWRECPSLGAVLRAVEVPDVGGDTLFCDMNAVYEGLDPELRSRIDGLTARHDYMKAFGHNVPEDKAAEMRALYPVVEHPVVRTHPETGKRCLFVNSIFTREIIGLSSRESEDILKELCAHADYPEYQVRIRWEPGTVVFWDNRSLQHYASSDYWPQARVMERASVCGDKPV; the protein is encoded by the coding sequence ATGGCAAAGCCGGCCCAGGAAATCGTAGCGGACAAGGACCCGAGCGCGGTTCTTCCGGCTACCAGAGTCCGCATGTCGGACGATGGCCGCTGGATCGGCCCATGCAGTCATCTGGCGGCCGAGCGCGAACGCCTGGCGGCCCTCAGGTTCAGGGGTTTTGATACGAAAGCTCTCGGGGTCACTTTGGGAGCGGAAATTCACGGCATCTCCATCGGACCCGATCTGGCGCCGGATCAGGTATCGGAGATCCGCGATGCGCTCTGTGCCTTCAAGGTCATCGTTTTTCGCGAACAGACCCTCACATCAGCCGAGCATGCAGGTTTTGCAAGACTTTTTGGAGATCTGGAAATCCACCCCTTCATTCCGCCCAACCCGGAGGAGCCGGAGCTGGTCCGTTTCGAGAAGGGCCCCGATGTCAGTGGCTACGAAAACCAATGGCATCATGACGTGACCTGGCGAGAGTGCCCTTCCCTGGGTGCGGTTCTGCGAGCGGTTGAAGTTCCGGACGTCGGGGGTGACACCCTCTTTTGCGATATGAATGCGGTATACGAAGGTTTGGACCCGGAGCTACGGTCGCGCATCGATGGCCTGACCGCCAGGCATGACTATATGAAGGCCTTCGGCCACAACGTTCCCGAGGACAAGGCGGCCGAGATGCGTGCTCTCTATCCCGTGGTCGAGCATCCTGTGGTGCGAACACACCCCGAAACCGGCAAGCGGTGCCTTTTTGTGAACTCGATTTTCACCCGGGAAATCATCGGGCTTTCCTCTCGGGAGAGTGAGGATATCCTCAAGGAGCTCTGTGCTCACGCAGACTATCCGGAGTATCAGGTCCGGATTCGATGGGAGCCTGGCACCGTTGTTTTCTGGGACAACCGCTCGTTGCAGCACTACGCGAGCAGCGATTATTGGCCGCAGGCCCGGGTGATGGAACGCGCCAGCGTTTGCGGCGACAAGCCGGTCTGA